In Vespa velutina chromosome 1, iVesVel2.1, whole genome shotgun sequence, the following proteins share a genomic window:
- the LOC124951031 gene encoding proton-coupled amino acid transporter 1-like codes for MILNSMIGNVLILNATIIGLVYSYQSDNGSVDWLILNKELFYYPRFFGIVFCGLSSPGLILAIEHSTRKLWNYNELYGILKQCMTIIVCIHIIVGIVGYVKWGSNVSENFIHNIQKEGDGYTLIAFITQALAIYFTYGLLSYVPINIVLKRYIIPIIEIKIQKGTPHLWELITRFVITLLTCILPKFIPRLRLQIALIGLTCNFTLTVIIPLILYTILYMEESEEIERYNKKVLTLVVVPVM; via the exons ATGATATTGAATTCGATGATCGGTAACGTTCTAATATTAAACGCTACGATTATTGGCCTAGTTTACTCTTATCAAAGTGATAACGGCAGCGTCGATTGGTTAATATTGAACAAAGAGCTCTTCTATTATCCCAGATTTTTCGGTATTGTTTTCTGCGGCTTATCGTCCCCAGGTTTG ATTTTAGCGATAGAACACAGTACGCGTAAGCTATggaattataatgaattatatggTATATTGAAACAATGTATGACGATTATCGTTTGTATTCACATAATTGTTGGTATCGTCGGTTACGTTAAATGGGGTTCAAACGTAtcagaaaattttattcataatatacaGAAGGAAGGAGACGG GTATACTTTAATAGCATTTATTACACAAGCTTTAGCTATTTATTTTACCTATGGATTATTATCTTATGTTCCTATCAATATAGTTTTAAAACGATAcattataccgataatagaaattaaaattcaaaaaggAACACCGCATCTATGGGAATTGATCACTCGATTCGTCATCACTCTTCTCACGT GTATTTTACCAAAGTTTATTCCGAGATTACGCCTACAAATTGCCCTTATTGGTCTAACTTGCAACTTTACATTGACGGTTATTATACCACTCATTTTATATACTATCTTATACATGGAAGAATCCGAGGAAATCGAGagatacaataaaaaagtGCTGAC ACTTGTCGTTGTTCCTGTAATGTAA